TGTGGATCCCGACGCCCTGCCCAACATCCTGGTCAAGCAGCCGGCGGACCAGAGCTCGCTATCCATCATCCGCGACGTGAGCAAATGCATCTCCTGCGGACGCTGCATCACTGTCTGCAACGAAGTTCAGACCGTCTTTGCCCTCACCTTTGCCGACCGCGGCATCGACACGCATGTGGATACATCCTTCAGCCTCGGCATGGCCAACAGCCCCTGCGTCAATTGCGGCCAGTGCACGGTTTACTGCCCCACCGGCGCCTTGCGCGAACGCAGCGAGCTGGACGAGGTCTGGGAAGCGATCCTGGATCCCGACAAGCACGTCATCGTGCAGGAAGCCCCATCCATCCGCGTTTCCCTCGGCGAGGAATTCGGCCTGCCGCTGGGCTCCGTCACTCCCAAGAAGATGTACGCGGCCCTGCGCAAGATCGGCTTTGACAGCGTCATGGACACCAATTTCACCGCCGACCTCACCATCCTTGAGGAAGGAACCGAATGCGTCACCAAGCTCAAGGCCGGCGAAAAGCGCCCGCTCATCACATCCTGCTCCCCCGGCTGGATCAAGTTTATGGAAACCTACTATCCCGACCTTGCGGATTGCGTTTCCACAGCCAAATCCCCGATGAGCATGTTCGGCGTGCTGTCCAAGACCTACTACGCCCAGGAACACGGCATCGATCCGGCCAAAATCGTCTCGGTCGCCGTGATGCCCTGCACCGCGAAGAAATTCGAAGCCCGCCGCCCCGAGCTGCGCGACTCCGGATTTCAGGATACGGACTATGTGCTCACCACCCGCGAACTGCTGCGCATGATCAAGGAAGCGGGCATCGATTTCGCCAACCTGCCCGAAGAGGAACCTGATGAGGGAATGAGCTTCTATTCCGGCGCGGGCACCATCTTTGGCGCCACCGGCGGCGTGATGGAAGCGGCGATCCGCTCGGCCTATTTCCTGGTCACCGGCACCGACCTGCCCGATGTGGAGATCAAGGCTGTGCGCGGACTCGAGGGTGTGAAGGAAGCCGCGATCGACGTTCCCGGCTTTGGAGAGGTCCGCGTGGCCGTGGCCCACGGGCTTTCCAACGCGCGCAAGGTCATGGACCGTGTGCGCGAAGGGCTGGCCACCACAGGCGAATCGCCATGGCACTTCATCGAGATCATGGCCTGCCCCGGCGGCTGCGTCGGAGGCGGCGGACAACCCTATGGCAACGACATCGCGTCGC
The window above is part of the Candidatus Syntrophosphaera sp. genome. Proteins encoded here:
- a CDS encoding [FeFe] hydrogenase, group A; protein product: MAKTVNIWIDGQHLEVPDSMTIIEAADKHGIYIPRLCYHPDLPPTANCGVCVVEITGNPTPKRACCTPVAEGMKISSNSRKLRAYRKTLVEMILSNHDVTCPTCAANNKCELQTLANNLGVDPDALPNILVKQPADQSSLSIIRDVSKCISCGRCITVCNEVQTVFALTFADRGIDTHVDTSFSLGMANSPCVNCGQCTVYCPTGALRERSELDEVWEAILDPDKHVIVQEAPSIRVSLGEEFGLPLGSVTPKKMYAALRKIGFDSVMDTNFTADLTILEEGTECVTKLKAGEKRPLITSCSPGWIKFMETYYPDLADCVSTAKSPMSMFGVLSKTYYAQEHGIDPAKIVSVAVMPCTAKKFEARRPELRDSGFQDTDYVLTTRELLRMIKEAGIDFANLPEEEPDEGMSFYSGAGTIFGATGGVMEAAIRSAYFLVTGTDLPDVEIKAVRGLEGVKEAAIDVPGFGEVRVAVAHGLSNARKVMDRVREGLATTGESPWHFIEIMACPGGCVGGGGQPYGNDIASRARRGLALYEEDRDLPVRLSHRNPEVTKIYERFLGEPNSKLALKLLHTYYFKRSANTGQIVEQATHKHE